One segment of Deltaproteobacteria bacterium HGW-Deltaproteobacteria-4 DNA contains the following:
- a CDS encoding 6-bladed beta-propeller, giving the protein MLKITWPRLWRSRFTLLLVGAVCTVLAACAAPAGLRSSVDSPVLQWPAPPAPASIEWVQSVENYIDAGISKGFWGKLRDVLAGSADSSLGRPYGVHLDRQSRLLIVDSGSAVLHLMDMKRNEYTIIGRGPGRTFQQPIAVAEDAQGDLYITDSAAGLVYRYNAPEQGLVPFVRLQRPTGIAFNPLNQLLYVTDTLAHQIVAFDSNGNERIRLGGRGERAGDFNFPTDLFIDRHGKIYVTDPLNFRIQIFSPTGIFLTSLGGSDLFSKPKGVATDSEGNIYVCDAMLDLVRVFDAAGNPLFDFGGRGIHPGEFWMPSGIHINADDMILVTDTYNRRVQVFRHLRKDQSPPGK; this is encoded by the coding sequence ATGCTGAAAATCACCTGGCCGCGACTGTGGCGCTCTCGCTTTACCCTCCTGCTGGTTGGAGCTGTCTGCACTGTCCTTGCGGCATGTGCCGCACCGGCGGGGCTGCGTTCAAGTGTCGACAGTCCAGTTCTGCAGTGGCCGGCGCCCCCCGCCCCCGCCAGCATCGAATGGGTCCAATCCGTCGAAAACTACATTGATGCCGGCATCAGCAAAGGATTTTGGGGGAAATTAAGGGACGTACTGGCCGGCAGCGCCGATTCCAGCCTGGGCCGGCCTTACGGTGTGCACCTCGACCGCCAGTCCCGCCTGCTTATTGTCGATTCCGGTTCCGCCGTTCTTCATCTTATGGATATGAAACGCAATGAGTACACGATTATCGGCCGCGGACCGGGGCGCACCTTTCAGCAACCCATTGCAGTGGCCGAAGATGCACAGGGAGATCTCTACATCACCGATTCCGCCGCGGGTCTGGTCTATCGTTACAATGCGCCGGAGCAAGGCCTGGTCCCCTTTGTCCGGTTGCAGCGGCCGACCGGCATTGCCTTTAATCCCTTGAATCAGTTACTCTATGTCACCGATACTCTGGCACACCAGATTGTTGCCTTCGATAGCAACGGCAACGAACGCATCCGTCTCGGCGGGCGTGGCGAGAGGGCAGGGGATTTCAACTTCCCGACCGACCTCTTTATCGATCGCCACGGAAAAATCTATGTGACCGACCCGCTGAATTTCCGCATTCAGATATTCTCCCCGACAGGGATATTCCTCACCAGCCTGGGCGGTTCCGACCTCTTTTCCAAACCGAAGGGGGTGGCGACCGATAGTGAAGGGAACATCTATGTTTGTGACGCCATGCTCGATCTCGTCCGGGTTTTCGATGCCGCCGGCAACCCCCTCTTCGATTTCGGCGGACGGGGGATTCACCCCGGAGAATTCTGGATGCCTTCCGGCATTCACATCAATGCTGACGATATGATTCTGGTCACCGATACCTATAACCGCCGGGTCCAGGTTTTTCGCCATTTGCGCAAAGACCAGTCGCCCCCCGGGAAATGA
- a CDS encoding phosphonate ABC transporter substrate-binding protein, with protein MYRKISARVAGLLLLSLLLPGGTTFSAEKPVVYFGVNLRFQPITMYDHYQPMLDYLTRNTSYKFELKISQDYEETTKFLMEGKIDVASIGDGGQLRAMLLPGVVPIVSPLNEEGKPSYRSCFIVPAKTTIRSLQDLKGKNIALGYHHSTSGNLVPRSMLLKQGIRISDLGSMTNMRHHRDVATSVLKGKYDAGFVKESVANSMKKDGLQILSCSDELLSIPLLARPGLSAQVIKELTSALVKLDHRNPQDRKMMENWDIEYQYGFVPAATIDYAPLTTMYKRIPYGCGSGCHK; from the coding sequence ATGTATCGTAAAATATCTGCACGGGTTGCCGGATTACTGCTCCTGAGCCTCCTTTTACCTGGAGGGACGACCTTCTCTGCAGAAAAACCGGTGGTCTATTTCGGGGTCAACCTCCGCTTTCAGCCGATCACCATGTATGACCACTACCAGCCGATGTTAGATTATCTGACCCGGAATACTTCCTATAAATTTGAATTAAAGATCAGTCAGGATTACGAAGAGACGACGAAATTTTTGATGGAGGGCAAAATTGACGTTGCTTCCATTGGTGATGGCGGCCAGCTGCGGGCCATGCTGCTCCCCGGAGTTGTTCCGATTGTTTCCCCCCTCAACGAAGAGGGAAAACCATCTTACCGCTCCTGCTTCATCGTCCCCGCCAAAACGACCATTCGCTCTCTACAAGACCTCAAGGGTAAAAATATCGCCTTAGGCTATCACCATTCGACCAGCGGTAATCTTGTTCCACGCAGCATGCTCCTGAAGCAGGGGATACGGATCAGCGACCTCGGCTCCATGACCAATATGAGACATCACAGAGATGTGGCGACGTCTGTACTGAAGGGGAAGTACGATGCCGGTTTTGTCAAGGAGAGTGTGGCTAATAGTATGAAAAAAGATGGTTTGCAGATTCTTTCCTGTTCGGACGAACTCCTCTCGATTCCCCTGCTTGCCCGCCCCGGTCTGTCAGCGCAAGTGATCAAGGAGCTGACCTCCGCTTTGGTGAAACTCGATCACCGCAATCCTCAAGACCGGAAGATGATGGAAAATTGGGACATAGAATACCAGTATGGTTTCGTCCCGGCCGCGACGATTGACTACGCGCCGCTGACCACGATGTACAAACGCATCCCCTACGGGTGCGGGTCAGGTTGTCATAAATGA
- a CDS encoding sensor histidine kinase, which produces MKKPRIVSIKTKYFFISALIVALFSVFWGGMVISNEKARLETDLKSRGLILLTSLRSPIVNTLILQEVGLKTDLLENYVAELIKNPTLPVVHAFITDVDGNAVAHSNPDAYGVQFVDPLTRGVLTSNTFLSAKLSDERGNVLDMALPLAVEGKSWGALRVGLSMAPAEREYQFFKMRIVFFAVLIFLACVAIFFTVGRAMARPLEQLTRDMTNIDFGAFEITSLPPRNDEIGLLQESFSNMMSRLKRSETERENTLNYVIQNEKMVSIGKIVAGVAHEINNPLAAISACVYKMEDRIPPEAKNCLEIFKIAVQRIETIVYQLADFSRAGSLELQLVPSDQFFREAEFFATMALKKQPSHFVAIDECRPPVVLHIDKGKMHQVVLNLLSNAAAASPVTEPVEIRSRVSDGTYILTVRDKGAGISAADRDRIFDIFFTTKPTGEGSGIGLAICKSIVDLHHGTIEVASRPGETIFTVAIPLMNEVGNA; this is translated from the coding sequence ATGAAGAAGCCCCGGATAGTGAGCATCAAGACGAAATATTTTTTTATATCGGCGTTGATTGTCGCGTTGTTTTCTGTCTTTTGGGGCGGGATGGTCATCAGTAACGAGAAAGCCCGACTGGAGACAGATCTGAAGAGTCGGGGCCTGATCCTGTTAACGTCGCTGCGCAGCCCGATTGTCAATACCCTGATCTTGCAGGAGGTCGGCCTGAAGACCGATCTGCTCGAGAATTATGTTGCGGAACTTATCAAGAATCCGACCCTGCCGGTCGTACACGCTTTTATCACCGATGTGGACGGGAATGCGGTTGCCCATAGTAATCCCGATGCTTACGGCGTGCAGTTTGTCGATCCCCTGACGCGCGGCGTTCTGACCAGTAATACCTTTCTCAGCGCGAAGCTGTCCGATGAACGTGGCAATGTTCTGGATATGGCCTTACCGTTAGCGGTCGAAGGCAAGAGCTGGGGGGCGCTGCGGGTCGGTCTCTCCATGGCGCCGGCGGAGAGAGAGTATCAGTTCTTTAAAATGCGGATTGTCTTCTTCGCCGTCCTTATTTTTCTGGCGTGCGTGGCTATTTTCTTTACGGTTGGTCGTGCCATGGCGCGGCCGTTGGAGCAGTTGACACGGGACATGACCAATATCGATTTTGGAGCATTCGAAATCACCTCATTACCGCCAAGAAACGACGAAATCGGCTTATTGCAGGAAAGTTTTTCGAATATGATGAGCCGCCTCAAGCGGAGTGAAACAGAGCGGGAGAATACCCTCAATTACGTAATCCAGAATGAAAAGATGGTGAGCATCGGCAAGATTGTTGCCGGCGTGGCCCATGAAATCAATAACCCCCTGGCGGCCATCTCCGCCTGTGTTTACAAGATGGAGGACAGGATCCCGCCAGAAGCAAAGAATTGTTTGGAAATTTTCAAGATCGCTGTGCAGCGGATCGAAACAATTGTTTATCAACTTGCGGATTTCAGCCGGGCAGGGAGTCTCGAACTCCAACTGGTCCCGAGTGACCAGTTCTTCCGTGAAGCGGAATTCTTTGCGACCATGGCGCTGAAGAAACAGCCCTCCCACTTTGTCGCCATCGACGAGTGCCGGCCACCGGTGGTTTTGCATATCGACAAGGGGAAGATGCACCAGGTGGTCCTCAACCTGCTGTCCAACGCAGCGGCGGCGTCACCCGTCACCGAACCGGTCGAAATCCGCAGCCGGGTCAGTGATGGCACTTACATCCTGACGGTCAGGGATAAAGGTGCGGGGATCAGCGCCGCAGACCGGGACAGAATCTTCGATATCTTTTTTACGACCAAGCCGACCGGGGAAGGGAGTGGCATCGGCCTCGCTATCTGTAAAAGTATTGTCGACCTGCATCACGGGACGATCGAGGTTGCCAGTCGGCCCGGCGAAACGATTTTTACGGTAGCGATTCCATTGATGAATGAGGTCGGCAATGCATAA
- a CDS encoding sigma-54-dependent Fis family transcriptional regulator: MHNVRLLLVEDDPLFGKALQEVITGAGYNLRLAVNGAEALAVAAEESFDLVIQDIKLPDANGLDILREILFRQPHCGALVMTGYGTIDDAVKAMKLGAFDFLTKPFPMEVLFLKIESFLEMKGIDDKNGPQKKSSAFNNIITRSPAMLAALEIAAKVAKMSTSILLQGESGTGKELVAAAIHQLSPRQKGPFVAVNCAAIPATLIESELFGVEKGAFTGADKGRAGYIEKAVDGTLFLDEIGELPLSLQGKLLRVLEEKGVARVGGTQVRSLDFRLICATNRNLHGMAKRREFREDLLYRINVVPVRLPPLRERSEDIPLLIARFLDQFSADPSARPELMPDALEILSCYSYPGNIRELKNIMEMISLLYPGEKINAYRLPGELQSPGVIGSTFEQFSVGRPLKEAVTEYEKRYIEKVVDYTGGHKTLAAKMLGLSRKVLWEKLKSKDK, encoded by the coding sequence ATGCATAATGTCAGGCTGTTGCTGGTCGAGGATGACCCGCTTTTCGGAAAAGCGCTCCAGGAGGTCATCACCGGCGCCGGCTATAACTTGCGCCTGGCCGTGAATGGCGCCGAAGCGCTGGCGGTTGCCGCCGAAGAGAGTTTCGATCTGGTCATTCAGGACATCAAACTTCCTGACGCCAATGGTCTCGATATTCTGCGTGAAATCCTTTTCCGCCAGCCGCATTGTGGTGCCCTGGTCATGACCGGCTACGGCACGATCGATGATGCCGTCAAGGCGATGAAGCTCGGAGCCTTCGATTTTCTGACGAAACCTTTTCCGATGGAGGTGCTTTTTCTCAAAATCGAGAGTTTTCTTGAAATGAAGGGTATCGACGACAAGAACGGACCGCAGAAAAAATCCTCAGCCTTTAACAACATCATCACCCGCAGTCCCGCCATGCTGGCGGCGCTGGAGATCGCGGCCAAGGTTGCGAAAATGTCTACCTCGATTCTGTTGCAAGGAGAGAGCGGCACCGGCAAAGAGCTCGTGGCTGCAGCGATCCATCAACTGAGTCCGCGGCAAAAGGGACCCTTTGTTGCGGTGAACTGTGCCGCCATCCCGGCGACCCTCATTGAAAGTGAGCTCTTCGGTGTCGAGAAGGGGGCTTTTACCGGGGCGGACAAGGGGCGAGCGGGTTATATTGAAAAGGCCGTCGACGGCACCCTCTTTCTTGATGAAATCGGTGAGTTGCCCTTGAGCCTGCAGGGGAAGCTGCTGCGGGTGCTGGAGGAAAAGGGGGTCGCCCGGGTCGGGGGCACACAGGTCCGCAGTCTCGATTTTCGTCTGATCTGCGCCACCAACCGCAATCTCCACGGCATGGCGAAACGCCGGGAATTCAGGGAAGACCTTTTATACCGGATCAACGTCGTCCCGGTCCGGCTCCCGCCCTTAAGAGAGCGCAGCGAAGACATTCCCCTGCTTATTGCCCGTTTTCTCGACCAGTTCAGCGCAGACCCGTCCGCCAGGCCGGAGCTGATGCCGGATGCCCTCGAAATATTGAGCTGTTACAGCTACCCCGGCAATATCCGCGAGTTGAAAAATATCATGGAAATGATCTCTCTCCTTTATCCCGGAGAAAAGATCAATGCTTACCGTTTGCCAGGGGAGCTCCAGTCGCCCGGCGTCATCGGCAGCACCTTTGAACAGTTTTCCGTTGGCCGCCCTTTGAAAGAGGCGGTGACCGAGTATGAAAAACGCTATATCGAAAAGGTGGTCGATTATACCGGTGGACACAAAACCCTGGCGGCCAAGATGCTTGGCCTTTCCCGAAAGGTCCTTTGGGAGAAATTGAAAAGCAAGGACAAGTAA
- a CDS encoding flippase, whose protein sequence is MKQFWIRYLPAALRKKIDGRAYLQNVVSNTGWQFADNLLRMGVGLIVGIWLARYLGPDQFGLLSYALAFVALFSAFGSLGLDDIIVRDIVRDPACKNEILGSAFLLRVLGGAVTFLSATGSIFILRPADGLSFWLVAIIAAGAIFQAFNVIEFWFHSQVQARYVVFARNGAFLFCSLVKIVLILAAAPLLTFAWVALLEVVVGAAGLIVAYNSGTSPLRDWHGNLKKAGELLKDSWPLMLSGMVVMVYLRIDQVMLGEMTGNKEVGIYSVAVRLAEVWYFIPSAIYWSVFPSIVEAKAVSDELFYARLQKLYNLMALSSYAIAVPVTLLAQWLVPTLFGEAYGRGGLMLAVLVWSNIFTSLEMARSSFLTAMNWTRLYLLTVVLGCLLNILLNWYLIPRYGGMGAVIASVIAYWFAAHGSCFLFKPLRKTGGMLTRALLYPKIW, encoded by the coding sequence ATGAAACAATTCTGGATCAGATATCTGCCCGCCGCCCTGAGAAAAAAAATTGACGGACGAGCTTATCTGCAAAATGTCGTCAGCAATACCGGCTGGCAGTTCGCAGACAACCTCTTGCGCATGGGCGTCGGTCTGATCGTCGGTATCTGGCTGGCGCGCTACCTTGGGCCGGACCAGTTCGGTCTGCTCAGTTACGCTTTGGCCTTTGTCGCTCTGTTTTCAGCTTTTGGCTCCCTTGGTCTTGACGATATCATTGTCCGCGACATTGTCCGCGACCCGGCCTGCAAGAACGAGATCCTCGGTTCTGCTTTCCTCCTGCGGGTCCTCGGCGGGGCAGTCACCTTCCTGTCGGCGACGGGGTCAATCTTTATTCTTCGTCCGGCTGACGGTTTGAGTTTCTGGCTGGTGGCGATCATTGCCGCCGGGGCAATTTTTCAGGCTTTCAACGTCATCGAGTTCTGGTTTCATTCGCAGGTCCAGGCCCGGTATGTGGTCTTTGCCAGGAATGGCGCATTTCTCTTCTGTTCCCTCGTCAAAATCGTCCTTATCCTGGCCGCTGCGCCCCTGCTCACCTTTGCCTGGGTAGCGTTGCTGGAGGTGGTTGTTGGCGCCGCGGGCTTGATAGTTGCTTACAATTCCGGGACAAGTCCCCTCCGGGACTGGCACGGCAATCTGAAAAAGGCGGGGGAGCTTCTAAAAGACAGCTGGCCGCTGATGCTCTCGGGCATGGTTGTCATGGTCTATTTGCGGATCGATCAGGTCATGCTCGGGGAAATGACGGGGAATAAAGAGGTCGGCATCTATTCCGTGGCAGTACGTTTGGCGGAGGTCTGGTATTTTATTCCGTCGGCAATCTACTGGTCGGTTTTCCCCAGCATTGTCGAAGCAAAGGCAGTCAGCGATGAGCTTTTTTACGCGCGACTGCAGAAACTTTACAATCTGATGGCACTGTCATCCTATGCGATCGCTGTACCGGTGACGTTGTTGGCGCAGTGGCTGGTGCCGACCCTGTTCGGCGAAGCCTACGGCCGGGGCGGACTGATGTTGGCGGTGCTGGTCTGGTCGAACATCTTTACCAGTTTAGAGATGGCCAGAAGCTCTTTTTTGACTGCAATGAACTGGACCAGATTGTATCTCTTGACGGTCGTTCTCGGCTGCCTGTTGAATATCCTCCTTAACTGGTACCTGATTCCCAGATACGGCGGTATGGGAGCGGTGATTGCCTCGGTCATCGCTTACTGGTTCGCAGCACACGGCTCGTGTTTCCTCTTCAAACCGCTGCGAAAAACGGGCGGCATGTTGACCAGAGCGCTGCTTTATCCAAAGATTTGGTAG
- a CDS encoding aminotransferase DegT: protein MIPVNEPLLNGNEKQYLAECIDTGWISSEGPFVGRFEEQMADVAGRRHGVAVCNGTAALEVAVAALDLQPGDEVIMPTFTIISCAAAVVRRGCVPVLVDSDPVTWNMNVAQIEERITTRTKAIMVVHIYGLPVDMDPVLALAKKYELKIIEDAAQMHGQTYRGRPCGSFGDLSAFSFYPNKHITTGEGGMVLTDDDALAESCRSLRNLCFQPKKRFVHEELGYNFRMTNLQAALGVAQLERLKEIIARKRRMGQFYTEKLLRVDGLELMLARTHYAENIYWVYGVVLKDEVPFDAEEAMRRLGQKGIGTRPFFWPMHEQPVFRKMGLFAGEGYPVAERLARRGFYIPSGMALTDAQMNEVAGAMARLMKDEV from the coding sequence ATGATTCCCGTTAACGAACCACTTCTCAACGGTAACGAAAAACAGTACCTCGCCGAGTGTATCGACACCGGCTGGATCTCTTCCGAGGGCCCCTTCGTCGGGCGGTTCGAGGAGCAAATGGCGGACGTTGCCGGGCGCCGGCACGGCGTTGCCGTCTGCAACGGCACGGCGGCGCTGGAAGTTGCTGTCGCTGCCCTCGACCTGCAGCCGGGGGACGAGGTCATCATGCCGACCTTCACCATCATCTCCTGTGCGGCGGCAGTGGTGCGCCGGGGATGTGTGCCGGTTTTGGTCGACAGCGACCCGGTCACCTGGAACATGAATGTTGCGCAGATCGAAGAACGCATCACCACCCGCACCAAGGCGATCATGGTGGTTCATATCTACGGGCTGCCGGTCGACATGGACCCGGTCCTTGCGCTTGCCAAAAAATATGAATTGAAGATCATTGAGGATGCGGCACAGATGCATGGCCAGACCTACCGGGGTCGTCCCTGCGGCAGCTTCGGCGATCTCAGCGCCTTCAGCTTTTACCCGAACAAGCACATCACCACCGGCGAGGGGGGGATGGTGCTGACGGACGACGATGCCCTGGCGGAAAGCTGCCGGTCGCTGCGCAACCTCTGCTTCCAACCTAAGAAACGCTTCGTCCATGAGGAACTTGGTTACAACTTCCGCATGACCAACCTGCAGGCCGCTCTCGGCGTCGCCCAACTGGAGCGCCTGAAGGAGATTATTGCCCGCAAGCGGCGCATGGGGCAGTTTTATACGGAAAAACTGTTGAGGGTTGATGGGTTAGAGTTGATGCTGGCCCGGACCCATTATGCCGAGAACATCTACTGGGTCTACGGTGTGGTGCTGAAGGACGAGGTGCCATTTGATGCAGAAGAGGCGATGCGCCGACTGGGGCAGAAAGGGATCGGCACGCGACCTTTCTTCTGGCCGATGCACGAGCAGCCGGTCTTCCGGAAGATGGGACTGTTCGCGGGAGAAGGTTACCCGGTGGCGGAGCGACTGGCCCGAAGAGGGTTTTATATTCCGAGCGGCATGGCCTTGACGGATGCGCAGATGAATGAAGTGGCTGGGGCGATGGCCAGACTGATGAAAGATGAGGTGTAA
- a CDS encoding SAM-dependent methyltransferase: MNVFGAYSRYYNLFYKDKDYAGEAAYVHELIQKHRPGAKSVLDLGCGTGKHAFLLAKRGLEVAGVDRSAEMLAVANSQHTTLNPQQASLSFHQGDIRSIRLDRTFDTVVSLFHVMSYQTSNDDLKGAFATAREHLEPGGVFIFDCWYGPAVLTDRPVVRVKRVEDEEIAVTRIVEPVMFVNDNLVETNYQVLVRDKSTGAVEELYETHRMRYLFRPEIELLLQESGMTIIETSEWMSGRQPGFDTWGVCFAVRKS, from the coding sequence ATGAATGTCTTTGGCGCTTACTCGCGTTATTACAACCTGTTCTACAAGGACAAGGACTATGCCGGTGAGGCGGCGTATGTCCATGAACTGATTCAAAAGCACCGCCCTGGCGCCAAAAGCGTGCTCGATCTGGGTTGCGGCACGGGAAAGCATGCCTTCCTGCTGGCGAAGAGGGGCCTTGAGGTGGCGGGGGTTGATCGGTCGGCGGAAATGCTCGCGGTCGCCAACTCTCAACACACAACCCTCAACCCTCAACAGGCCTCTCTCTCTTTTCATCAGGGGGATATAAGATCCATCCGCCTCGATCGCACCTTCGACACGGTGGTCTCTCTTTTCCACGTTATGAGCTATCAGACCAGCAACGACGATTTGAAGGGAGCCTTTGCAACGGCTCGCGAGCATCTCGAACCCGGTGGAGTCTTTATCTTCGACTGCTGGTATGGACCGGCGGTGCTGACCGACCGGCCCGTGGTCAGGGTCAAGCGCGTGGAAGATGAAGAAATTGCCGTAACGCGTATTGTTGAACCGGTCATGTTTGTTAATGACAATCTGGTGGAGACGAATTACCAGGTGCTCGTCAGGGATAAATCGACTGGTGCGGTGGAGGAATTGTACGAAACCCATCGCATGCGCTACTTGTTTCGACCGGAAATCGAGTTGCTCTTGCAGGAGTCAGGAATGACCATAATCGAAACCTCGGAATGGATGTCGGGCCGGCAGCCAGGTTTTGATACGTGGGGTGTCTGTTTTGCGGTGAGAAAATCATAA
- a CDS encoding glycosyltransferase family 1 protein produces the protein MKKIGLFLETEPHFGGTFQYNQSMLDAVAALPRDQFSVVVGFTSEKWRGYLTHYENLKAVQIPRGFWGRIFGLAWLLLRVPMGPWRKLCPLFHPMAKALLRENCDLWIFPSQDIRSFQFPVPALVSILDLVHRYDGKQFPESASTWQLLNREPGYANMCKWAKGVLVVSEIDKQQVLESYHPQEERVHVLPMVPPRYMYTQEVPEDFNTRYPLPPKYLFYPAQFWEHKNHKNLVRAIAALKTELPDLRLVLAGSKKNAWDSVMALIEELGVTENIVILGYVPDEYMPELYRRARALIYATYFGPCNIPPLEALVVGCPMAISEVSCMPDRVGDATLTFDADSVEQIMECMRRLWTDDGLCAEMSEKGKAKAAIWDQEAFNKELKQIVEEIA, from the coding sequence ATGAAAAAAATTGGTCTCTTTTTGGAAACAGAGCCTCATTTTGGCGGGACATTCCAGTACAACCAGAGCATGCTCGATGCGGTGGCCGCCTTGCCTCGCGATCAGTTCTCCGTGGTTGTCGGGTTTACGTCGGAAAAGTGGCGGGGCTATCTCACGCACTATGAAAATTTAAAGGCGGTTCAAATCCCGCGTGGATTTTGGGGGCGGATTTTCGGTCTTGCCTGGTTGCTGCTGCGGGTGCCGATGGGACCCTGGCGCAAGCTCTGCCCCTTATTTCATCCCATGGCTAAAGCTCTCTTGCGGGAGAACTGCGATCTCTGGATCTTTCCTTCCCAAGATATTCGTAGTTTTCAATTTCCAGTTCCGGCGCTTGTCAGTATCCTCGACCTGGTGCATCGTTACGACGGCAAGCAGTTTCCGGAGTCCGCGTCTACTTGGCAACTGCTGAACCGTGAACCAGGTTACGCCAACATGTGCAAGTGGGCCAAGGGGGTGCTAGTCGTTTCAGAAATCGACAAGCAGCAGGTCCTGGAATCGTATCACCCGCAAGAAGAGCGGGTTCATGTTCTTCCCATGGTGCCGCCGCGTTACATGTATACGCAGGAGGTTCCCGAGGACTTCAACACCAGGTACCCGCTTCCCCCGAAGTATCTCTTCTATCCGGCCCAGTTCTGGGAACACAAAAACCATAAGAACCTGGTCAGGGCCATTGCCGCCCTGAAAACGGAGCTTCCCGATCTCAGACTGGTGCTGGCCGGTTCAAAGAAAAATGCCTGGGATTCGGTTATGGCTCTGATTGAGGAGCTTGGCGTCACTGAGAACATCGTCATCCTTGGCTACGTTCCCGATGAGTACATGCCCGAGTTGTATCGCCGGGCGCGAGCTCTCATCTATGCTACCTATTTCGGCCCGTGCAATATCCCGCCGCTGGAGGCACTTGTCGTCGGCTGTCCGATGGCTATTTCCGAGGTGTCGTGCATGCCTGACCGGGTGGGCGACGCCACACTCACTTTCGACGCCGATTCCGTGGAGCAAATCATGGAGTGCATGCGACGCCTGTGGACCGATGACGGGTTATGCGCGGAGATGTCCGAGAAAGGGAAGGCGAAAGCGGCAATTTGGGATCAGGAGGCCTTTAATAAGGAGCTTAAACAGATCGTCGAAGAGATAGCATGA
- a CDS encoding glycosyltransferase family 2 protein: MKKSGHASQRNFMIDILLATYNGGAWLDEQIDSLLAQDFLDWRLLVRDDGSTDNTVAILKAWQSRLGDQLIILADDGKNLGPGGNFARLLEASTADYIMFCDQDDVWLPGKVSLTLAKMHELEEIHGAETSLLVHTDVRVVDESLNVVADSGDRYRRIDPEKGNAFSRLLLQNISTGCTVMLNRTLRDLALPIPGAAFMHDHWLSLVASCFGDIAYLPTPTLLYRQHVKNKVGAQVWNLAHVVRLLFRLPTIRQMMVGNRMQASAFYECYHAILQDRDRELLEAFIHMPEHGLLQKRRNIFKYGFFYAGAIRNIGWLVLC; encoded by the coding sequence ATGAAAAAATCCGGGCATGCCTCACAAAGAAATTTTATGATCGATATCTTGTTGGCAACATATAACGGCGGAGCTTGGCTGGATGAGCAGATCGACAGCCTGCTGGCCCAGGATTTTCTTGATTGGCGATTGCTGGTCCGGGATGATGGATCAACTGATAACACGGTTGCCATTCTCAAGGCTTGGCAGTCACGCCTCGGTGACCAGCTCATAATCCTTGCCGATGACGGGAAAAATCTCGGTCCCGGCGGGAATTTCGCCAGACTGCTGGAAGCGAGTACGGCCGACTATATCATGTTCTGCGATCAGGACGATGTCTGGTTGCCGGGGAAAGTAAGTCTGACTCTGGCAAAGATGCATGAGTTGGAAGAAATCCATGGTGCAGAGACATCTTTGCTTGTGCATACCGACGTGCGGGTCGTTGATGAAAGCCTGAATGTTGTGGCGGATTCAGGTGATCGTTATCGGCGAATCGATCCGGAAAAAGGGAATGCTTTTAGCCGCCTGCTGTTACAGAATATCTCTACCGGCTGTACGGTTATGTTGAACAGGACGTTACGCGATCTGGCTCTGCCGATACCCGGTGCCGCCTTCATGCACGATCACTGGCTGAGTTTGGTTGCGTCATGTTTTGGGGACATTGCCTACCTGCCGACGCCAACGCTGTTGTATAGACAGCATGTCAAAAACAAGGTGGGTGCTCAGGTGTGGAACTTGGCTCACGTTGTGCGGTTGTTATTTCGGCTGCCAACCATTCGTCAGATGATGGTGGGCAACAGAATGCAGGCGAGCGCTTTTTACGAGTGCTACCATGCGATCCTGCAGGACAGAGACAGGGAATTGCTGGAAGCGTTCATCCACATGCCGGAGCATGGTTTGCTACAGAAGCGTCGCAACATCTTCAAATATGGCTTTTTCTATGCCGGGGCGATTAGAAATATTGGCTGGCTGGTGCTGTGCTGA